The following are from one region of the Capsicum annuum cultivar UCD-10X-F1 chromosome 1, UCD10Xv1.1, whole genome shotgun sequence genome:
- the LOC124899250 gene encoding pre-mRNA-processing protein 40A-like encodes MFGDFDLSLRKNRDKFRKLMEEHVAAGILNAKTNWRDYCIKIKDFAAYLAVSSNTSGSTAKDLFTDVMDDLEKQVK; translated from the exons atgtttggAGACTTTGATTTATCTCTACGTAAAAATCGTGATAAGTTCCGAAAACTGATGGAAGAGCATGTTGCTGCGGGAATACTTAATGCAAAAACTAACTGGCGTGATTATTGCATCAAA ATTAAAGATTTTGCTGCATATCTGGCTGTCTCATCAAATACTTCAGGATCAACAGCAAAAGACTTATTTACAGATGTTATGGATGATCTAGAGAAACAGGTGAAATAG